A genomic segment from Corylus avellana chromosome ca5, CavTom2PMs-1.0 encodes:
- the LOC132182661 gene encoding uncharacterized protein LOC132182661, translating into MDFELRRAREKLEKEQKERKEKAKAKLDRERKAKAEAKKQREAIEAAQRSRRLDAAEAQLKVDQQMQENVLAGRGIIFYRVLEGVPYQSVGDKIKLPPSCFTELSDQGAFDKGPIYFQLSVVHQDGFAEMKASDEENCRTTHSGVLEFTADEGSVALPPHVWHNLFPGESPKTLLIEVRYVWLPKGTYAKLQPERMGFLDLPNHKAILETSLRQHATLSQGDILTVNYGELAYKLQVLELKPSSSVSVLETDVEVDIVGPESASERTDEHVLNPLVLGKLESGKVDEGNYIYYKFSIDNDAWEKIDTGDAMVEVKIEGEADGGDTDLYISRHPLIFPTRHQHEWSSHDIGSKALILTSKGKSLGAGTYSIGVYGFKGTSKYQISVSVQDDSKRKVGQRAASSSSPMEMDAVECRNCKHYIPSRSIALHEAYCSRHNVVCLHAGCGVVLRVEEAKNHMHCDKCGQASHRGEMEKHMKVFHEPLHCSCGIVLEKEEMVQHQASVCPLRLIACRFCGDMVQAGSSPMDVRDRLRGLSEHESLCGSRTAPCDSCGRAVMLKEMDIHLIAVHQKS; encoded by the exons atgGATTTTGAGCTGAGGAGGGCGAGAGAGAAGCTGGAGAAGGAGCAGAAGGAGCGGAAGGAGAAGGCGAAGGCGAAATTGGATAGAGAAAGGAAGGCCAAGGCAGAGGCCAAGAAGCAAAGAGAAGCCATTGAAGCTGCTCAGAGATCCAGACGGCTCGATGCAGCCGAGGCCCAACTCAAG GTTGATCAACAAATGCAAGAAAATGTCCTTGCTGGGAGAGGAATCATATTTTACCGTGTACTGGAAGGTGTACCTTATCAGAGTGTTGGTGATAAGATCAAACTCCCTCCATCCTGCTTCACTGAACTGTCTGATCAAGGTGCTTTTGATAAGGGACCCATATACTTCCAATTATCGGTAGTTCATCAGGACGGTTTTGCAGAAATGAAGGCCTCTGATGAGGAAAATTGTCGGACCACACATTCAGGCGTTTTGGAGTTCACTGCAGATGAAGGTTCTGTTGCACTTCCTCCTCATGTATGGCATAATTTATTCCCAGGAGAAAGTCCTAAAACTCTGTTGATCGAGGTCCGTTATGTATGGCTACCAAAAGGAACTTATGCAAAGCTTCAACCAGAGAGGATGGGCTTTTTAGATTTACCAAATCACAAGGCTATCCTTGAAACAAGCCTTCGCCAGCATGCTACCCTTTCTCAAGGTGACATATTGACAGTCAATTATGGGGAGCTAGCATATAAGCTACAGGTCCTTGAGTTAAAACCCTCATCAAGCGTATCTGTTCTAGAAACGGATGTTGAGGTGGATATAGTTGGTCCTGAATCAGCTTCTGAGAGGACAGATGAGCATGTCCTTAACCCTCTAGTGCTTGGAAAGTTGGAATCTGGAAAGGTTGATGAAGGCAATTATATATACTACAAGTTCTCGATAGACAACGATGCGTGGGAGAAAATTGATACAGGGGATGCCATGGTTGAGGTAAAAATAGAAGGAGAAGCAGATGGAGGTGATACTGATCTTTACATTTCCAGGCATCCTCTCATATTCCCAACCCGACACCAGCATGAATGGTCTTCCCATGATATCGGTTCGAAGGCTTTGATCCTTACCTCTAAAGGTAAGAGCTTGGGAGCAGGTACTTATAGTATTGGTGTATATGGCTTCAAAGGAACAAGTAAGTACCAAATTTCTGTGAGTGTTCAGGATGACAGCAAGCGTAAGGTGGGTCAACGGGCTGCATCTTCCTCATCGCCTATGGAGATGGATGCTGTAGAGTGTAGGAATTGCAAGCATTACATACCCAGCCGGAGTATTGCACTGCATGAAGCCTATTGTAGCAGGCACAACGTTGTTTGTCTGCATGCTGGGTGTGGCGTTGTTCTTAGGGTTGAGGAGGCCAAAAACCATATGCACTGTGACAAATGTGGGCAAGCTTCTCATCGGGGAGAGATGGAGAAGCATATGAAAGTGTTCCATGAGCCACTCCACTGCTCATGTGGGATAGTCCTTGAGAAAGAAGAGATG GTGCAACACCAAGCTTCAGTTTGCCCGCTACGCCTGATCGCGTGTCGGTTTTGTGGAGACATGGTTCAAGCCGGAAGTTCTCCGATGGATGTTCGGGACAGATTAAGAGGATTATCTGAGCATGAGAGCCTTTGTGGGTCAAGGACTGCCCCATGTGATTCATGTGGGCGTGCAGTCATGTTGAAGGAAATGGATATCCACCTGATTGCTGTTCATCAAAAGAGCTAA